Proteins from one Fragaria vesca subsp. vesca linkage group LG6, FraVesHawaii_1.0, whole genome shotgun sequence genomic window:
- the LOC101315068 gene encoding glutathione S-transferase F9-like isoform 2 encodes MVVKVYGPSYASPKRVLVCLVEKEIEFETIPIDLFKGEHKDPEFLKLQPFGAVPVIQDGDYTLYESRAIIRYYAEKYKSQGTDLLGKTIEERGLVEQWLEVEAQNYHPSIDNLVIHILFAPVQGFPSDPKIIQESEEKLGKVLDVYEERLSKSKYLAGDFFSLADLSHLPFTQYLVGAVGKDYMIKSRKHVSAWWDDISNRPSWKKVLEFGAPF; translated from the exons ATGGTGGTAAAGGTGTATGGCCCCTCATATGCTTCTCCTAAACGAGTTCTAGTGTGTCTTGTTGAGAAGGAGATTGAGTTTGAAACCATCCCCATTGATCTTTTCAAGGGAGAACATAAAGATCCTGAATTCCTCAAATTACAA CCCTTTGGAGCAGTTCCTGTTATTCAAGATGGGGATTATACTTTATATG AATCACGGGCAATTATAAGATACTACGCAGAAAAGTACAAGTCACAAGGGACTGATTTGCTAGGAAAGACGATTGAGGAAAGAGGCCTTGTGGAACAATGGCTAGAGGTTGAAGCTCAAAACTACCACCCATCAATTGACAACTTGGTCATTCACATTTTGTTTGCCCCAGTCCAGGGTTTCCCTTCAGACCCAAAGATAATTCAAGAGAGTGAAGAGAAGTTAGGCAAGGTGTTGGATGTTTATGAGGAGAGGCTATCAAAGAGCAAATATTTGGCTGGTGATTTTTTCAGCCTTGCTGATCTTAGCCACCTTCCATTTACACAGTACTTGGTGGGTGCTGTAGGGAAAGACTACATGATAAAGAGCAGAAAGCATGTCTCAGCTTGGTGGGATGATATTAGCAACAGGCCATCGTGGAAGAAGGTGCTCGAGTTCGGTGCCCCATTTTAA
- the LOC101295444 gene encoding uncharacterized protein LOC101295444: MSPINTFRSVDPKPPPCRSVRRHRHTHELRFVVSRPRSVAGVAEDLAVLLGINGWSQRSASFDDEARAGSGFKHELRFVVSRPRSVAGVAEDLAVLLGINGWSQRSASFDDEARAGSGFKHEPRSVLRFLDRSLAGAMGCFFGCFRVRDDRHLRSRPNLVSHSSRSGAVVSQNRLASLFLDQEKGESPSRDKESPGYGTPQTEKDLKNEAKFLKACGTIVETPVEIRKASKFNGSPHHDRDSEPSKFNSWLPNTSIKKLQQENQPEQPPTPVKLFEQWRTGSEHTPISYESNQQSTGRSFLSSTEGSGIGTASSVKIHSDRAENTVTPTSPSHSATDVQGRGKSVRFECDFDTASSKGSSSGNYSRSVKIAETPGKQGTSKYSDYPTPLTLSEEMQTPGTVYPSGQGTFPNGKSRIRSQFVYSFPYPEGTSRWNVPEEEDSNSHGSSFEPSVSLKQSGNATPISEEGKKDISSGKELQVESSMSAWLEPVTQDDNNPNLGDASVRNRYFGRTPGDRPIIGLVATHWNEDDSTRISPKWWDGNGIPNSTNKYKEDQKVSWHATPFEERLEKALSEETFISQRKNIEGMPIVFDENEESDTALSQLQSSSQPKSVVSF, encoded by the exons TTCCGATCCGTCGATCCGAAGCCACCACCATGCAGATCCGTCAGACGCCATCGTCACACA CACGAGCTGAGGTTCGTCGTGTCGAGGCCGAGGAGCGTCGCCGGCGTGGCTGAGGACCTCGCGGTTTTGCTTGGAATAAATGGCTGGAGTCAGAGATCGGCGAGCTTTGACGACGAAGCACGAGCCGGATCTGGATTCAAGCACGAGTTGAGGTTCGTCGTGTCGAGGCCGAGGAGCGTCGCCGGCGTGGCTGAGGACCTCGCGGTTTTGCTCGGAATAAATGGCTGGAGTCAGAGATCGGCGAGCTTTGACGATGAAGCACGAGCCGGATCTGGATTCAAGCACGAGCCGAG ATCCGTGTTGAGGTTTCTTGACAGATCGCTCGCCGGAGCCATGGGCTGCTTCTTTGGTTGCTTCAGAGTCAGGGACGATCGCCACCTCCGCTCCAGGCCTAACCTCGTTTCCCACTCCTCCCGCTCG GGAGCTGTGGTGTCTCAGAACCGTTTGGCATCTCTATTTTTAGACCAAG AGAAAGGAGAATCTCCATCCAGAGATAAGGAAAGTCCTGGTTATGGGACTCCACAAACTGAAAAGGATCTCAAGAATGAG GCCAAATTTCTTAAGGCTTGTGGTACTATAGTTGAGACCCCAGTTGAAATCCGGAAAGCTTCAAAGTTTAATGGCTCACCCCATCATGATAGAGATTCGGAGCCGTCAAAATTCAACTCATGGCTTCCCAACACATCCATTAAAAAGCTTCAGCAGGAGAATCAACCAGAGCAGCCTCCTACACCTGTTAAACTTTTTGAGCAGTGGAGAACGGGGTCAGAGCATACACCTATCAG TTATGAGTCAAACCAACAGAGTACTGGAAGGAGCTTTCTCAGCTCTACTGAAGGTAGTGGAATAGGTACTGCTTCATCAGTAAAGATTCATTCTGATCGGGCTGAGAACACTGTAACTCCAACTTCACCTTCCCACTCGGCCACAGATGTCCAGGGGAGGGGAAAGTCTGTTCGCTTTGAATGTGACTTTGACACAGCATCCTCAAAAGGTTCTTCATCTGGTAACTATAGCAGGAGTGTAAAAATAGCTGAAACTCCAGGAAAACAGGGCACATCAAAGTATTCAGATTATCCAACCCCGCTGACTCTCTCTGAAGAGATGCAGACACCTGGAACAGTTTATCCATCAGGCCAGGGAACTTTTCCTAATGGAAAGTCTCGAATCAGGTCTCAGTTTGTGTATTCATTTCCATACCCTGAGGGCACCTCTCGGTGGAATGTACCGGAAGAGGAAGATTCTAACTCACATGGGTCTTCATTTGAGCCTAGTGTGTCTCTCAAACAATCTGGAAATGCAACCCCCATATCAGAAGAGGGGAAAAAAGATATTTCATCTGGAAAGGAGTTACAGGTGGAATCAAGTATGTCTGCCTGGCTGGAGCCAGTGACTCAAGATGACAACAATCCGAATTTGGGAGATGCTTCTGTCAGAAACCGTTATTTTGGCAGAACTCCTGGAGACAGGCCTATAATTGGTTTGGTTGCTACTCACTGGAATGAAGATGACTCTACTCGTATCTCGCCCAAGTGGTGGGATGGGAATGGAATCCCAAATTCAACCAATAAATACAAAGAG GATCAGAAAGTGAGTTGGCATGCGACACCATTTGAAGAGAGGCTGGAGAAGGCATTATCTGAAGAAACTTTCATCTCTCAGAG AAAAAACATAGAGGGAATGCCCATTGTGTTCGATGAGAATGAGGAAAGTGATACTGCTCTCTCTCAGTTGCAGTCTTCATCCCAGCCAAAGTCAGTGGTTTCATTCTGA